The Paenibacillus sp. 37 sequence CCCCCCTCTGAATAGTTTTTCTTTAATGGATTCTGGATATATATTTTTCCATTATTTCATAGCTGATCGCCCATTGAAATTTTTCCAGGATGACTCCTTCGGTATCCAATAAATATGTCGTGGGATAAGCAACAACTTGCTAAGTTTGCACAACATCACTCTTCTCGTCCATGACAATTGGAAACGTGAGTTGTTGTTCATTAACGAAGGTCTGAACGTCTTCCAAATTCTCTTCTGTAAGCGTCATGTTGACCCCCAGAATGACAACATCTTTTGCCTTGAAATCCTGAAAAATATTCTGCATATGAGGCATTTCCACCTGACATGGCGGACACCAGGTAGCCCAAAAATTAACCAGTACGATCTTGCCCTTAAAATCAGACAGCTGAACTGTAGTCCCCTTTAAGTCCGTAAGTGTAAAGTCCGGCGCCAGCTGTCCCTTCAGGATCCCCGTCCTCAACTGCTTGTTTTCTGACTTCGTTATTTGTATTGTTTCTGAGGGTGATTTTTTAAAATAATCGTAGCCGCCATAAACGACAAGTCCTATCAAAACAAGGATCGCAATCAGGTTTTTTCTCAACTGATTCATCACCATCCACTAAAAGTTGATATCCAAAAGTGTATATTGGGCCAGCCAGGCACTAATTCTCTGCAGTTGTCCGGTAAACAACAAAAATCCCAGACCAATGACTAACCAGCCGTTCAATTTGGACAGAAAAGGAACCCATTTGTTGATTTTTTTCATTAATTGCAGAGAATAAGTCAATAACCATGAAATCAACAGGAACGGCACTCCCATTCCGAGGGAATAGACGGTAAGCAGCCCAACGCCATTCCACAGCGTATCACTGGACCCGGCCAGAAGTAAAATAGCTGACAACGCCAAACCCACACAAGGGCTAAAGCCCGCACCAAAGGCCAGACCAGTAAGCAGTGAACGCACTGCACCACGACTTCTTTTCGTCTTGAATTCTCTTGTCTTACCGGACATCAGCAACCGGAAATTTAGAATCCCCGCCATTTGTAAGCCAAAGATAATAATCAATAAGCCGCTTATTTTTTGAATTACATCGCGTTCCCGGGCAAAGAAATGGCCTATAAAACTTGCCGAAGCTCCCAGCGAAATAAGAAAAAAGGGATAGAAAAATCATCTTCCCCCTATTTACAACCAGCTTGCCATCTTGAACGGATGAACCGGTCAAATGAGAAATGAAAGCAGGGAGTAGCAGAAAAACACAAGGGGATAAAAAGGATAGTACACCTGCGGCAAAGGCTGAGAAAACATTAATATTATTCATCGAACCCTCTCTTTTGCTTGTTATCGGTCAACCCGCCCATTCCGGCCAGACCCGCGGCGGCTATAAGGTAGAATACCTGCTGCTTGTTGAATGATAAAAACCACGGTTGCCGTTCGGAAATGAAAAACCAAAGTACAATATGTCCGATACAGAACCAGACAACATAAACGAACCTTCTGGCGGCAGGCAAATTTGATGCTCTTGTAGTCTGTAGAAGGATAAGAAGTACAATGGATAATACTGCGCTTGTCAAATGAAACCATATGAGCTCCGCTCCGGTAAGAAGCAACAATATCCGTGAAGCTAAGTAACCCGCCAGCATATATATCATCAAGCTGTCGACCCAAGCCGCAAATATTATATTCCGCTTTGAGGCTGCCCTCCAGATATAGACCACTGCTGCCAAAGATGCCAGCCATGCCCCGCGTTCCCCGCCATCATAATACAGGAGAGAGATCGGACGCTGAATAACCTCCACGGGATAAAATAGCAAATAACTTGTTTTCCAGACAACCATCCATAACCAGAACGCGTTGGTAAGGGGGGCAACACTTCCTCTTGTGCCCTTTGATTCCGATAATGGTAACGCAACATCAACCAGCCCGCTGTTCCAAACCAAAAATAGAATATCAGTTGTCCGTTTAAGACTAAAGAACCGACTTGAATATTATGCAATTAGCCACCCCTCACTGAAGAGCATAACGCATCTTTACTCAACAATTATACTCGTCTAAGCACTTCGTGGAACACCTGCTTATGTTCCACGAGCGTCCATTTCTTCTAGCCTTGTTTACGAGCGATAATGACATAATGCTGCTCGTTTGGAAATGAAATCTGTTCGATTGTAAAGCCGTGTTCTTCGAAAGACTGGGACAACTCGCTGGAATGCAAACGATGTTCAAGCGGTGGCCCCTGCTCCATTTGCTTCTTTTCCCATTCGATACAAAGTACTTTACCTCCCGCCTTCAGCACTCTTTGTATTTCTTTTAAACCGTCTTGAAGCGGCTCCACCTCATGGATTACGAAAGAAGCAATAATATGGTCTGCAGCTTGTGATTCCACAGGTATCTGCTCAATTTTTCCCTCTAAAAGTTCTACATTGGTTGTTTCTTGTTCAGCTATTTTTTCTTGAAGATGCTGCAGCATCAGAGGAGAAACGTCTAATGCATAAACTTGATGACAGAGAGTCGAAGCCGGTAACGTAAAATACCCTGTACCCGCACCCAAATCTAATATGGTATCACTTTTCTTAATATCCAATAAAGCTAGAATGGTTTCCGGTGGTAAAGCCTTTTTTCTCTCCAGACTATCTAACCTTGCAAGTTTTTCGGGATTGAATCTTTTTTCCATAATGTTACACACTTCCTTTTTTTTGATCTATTTCCATGCAGTTGAATCCGCATTCTCGGAGAGATCTTTCGTTTTTTCTGTGGTATCAGACCAAGCCGCCATCGTTGACACCACTCATCAGTGCCAGATGACATCTGTTGCGTAACCGATGATACTTCTTGCAACTGGGGCTTCAGCCAGTTTGTTCGCTGATCCCGCAATCCGTCCAATGTTTAGAGCCATAAGTTCCATCGTATGGTTCATTTCCTTCGCCCCATGCGCCGGGGCTACGGTACCTTTCATTGATTTCCCTGATTTGTTCAGAGATCTCTTTGATTGTAGTTACGCTTTGCTTAGAAGCTTGAGTTAGCACCTCTGAATTTTCCGACAACGCTAAAACTATTCCTTTGATGTGCTGAATCCGTTTTCCTGTCGTTACAACCAAACTGTCGATAGAATTGGTCATCTTGCCTATTTCATCCTTCGAAATCATACCCATAACTAGCTTTGCGACAACCCCCAGCAGCACTACGGAGACAAATAGTAGGAGAGAACTGATCAATTTGGCCTTCATGCTTGTGCTAAAGATTGTATTTAAATTGGAATCATCTGCCATGCTGTTTACATAATAGAAATTTACACTATTGATCAATACCAGTAGAAAGAAGGATATCAGGATAAAACGTGAGTTTTAGTGCTTATTTTAAGATCCTGAAAGGTTGTTCCTCCTGAGTCAGTCTTACCTTTTTCTTTGAACGAATACCTCCTCCACCTGATTAGCGTTTATCTACCTGAGAGGGCTCTTTTTTCAAAAAATGCTCCGTTCATTTGTTTGAAAATTATTTTCCTGCCGCATTTAGAATTTTATCTTTCAGTACAGATTTCGTATTTACTCCGACCATTTGTTCAACCAGCTTACCATCTTTAAACAGCAGCAAGGTCGGAATGCTTCGAACGCCAAATCGTATAGCCAATTCCTGCTCATCATCAACATTAACTTTAGCGATATTAGCTTGACCCTTTAGCTCATTCGCCAATTCTTCAACAATGGGGAGTTGAATTCGGCATGGACCACACCAAGGTGCCCAAAAATCAACCAGGGAAACTCCTGATTCAATATGATTTTGAAACGTATCTTTTGTCAAAGCCATTGCACTCATATGACTTGCCTCCTCAAAACTTAGTTAAATATTGGATTTCTTCAAAATGTATAATAGATTAATGAGGCCTCTTAAGCGTTCTTTGATAATGAGACATCACCATTGATGAAGATTTGAACTCCGGCTTTTTTTAGCATATTACCAACGTCGCAGTTCCGGTCGGCCGCTGCAAAGGTTCGATCGGCAGATTGAATCTCCTCTTCAGTCGCACCAGTAGGCAGCACAATTGCTGGGTAATGGGTGATCTTGAATCCTTCTTCTTTGGAGACACTTGCTTCCGAATGCATCTTCAGGCTTTCTACAGCAAGATTTCTTGCCTCTAGCATGCCTACAAGGGTCATCAGAAAGCATGTTGCGGCGGAAGTGACTAGCAGTTCCTTCGGTTCGGTACCTTCACCAGTGCCGCCGAAGGATTGGGGAACAGCAATTTCTGTTTTTAGATAGCCAGCTTCGACTTTTCCACTTCCACTTTTATTCCCGTTCCATTCTATTTTCAATGTCGTTTTTGACTGATCCATAACTCACTTCTCCTTTAGTTTAGTCAACTAGTTATTTGTTAATAAAGTAAATCTTTCTCTACGATTTGCACTTGCAACAAATTCGTGGTGAACGGCTTGATACAAATCCTGTTTACTCACGCTAGGGTTATCATTTTCGAGTCAGTGGATCTCCCCATGTATTTACTCCACCTTGGAGTTGAACGAGTTTAGAGTATCCGCTCTTACTTAAAATTTTGGCTGCACTTTTGCTGCGCATACCGCTTTGGCAGTAAAGAAAAACGGTGTTATCTTTTGGTATCTCGACCAGGCGTCGCTTCAATTGAGATAAAGGAATGTTTACAGCTCCCTTGATGAAACCTCTTTTATACTCGCCAGGTTCACGTACATCAACCACAAGACTTTTACTGTCTGCTTTCATCTCATTTCGGAAATCGTCTGATCTTAAATTTTTCAGGCCTTTTACCGGCTTAAGCCGTGTATAAAGCAACCATACAACAAGAAGCAGGATTGCGATATTAATAACAGTATTTATGTTCACAGGATTCTCCCTTTCTATTCACGGATAAAAAGCAACCTTTGACTGCATATAGTTGATAAAATCCGCGGCGTGCAAGAATTCTGGCTGCTTTTCTTCTCGTGAGCCAGTTTCGTGAAAAAATAATCACTTCGTTATGTGGTGAAAGTTCCTTATGCCATACAACTGGCAAACGACCAATGGATATATTTATCGAGTCGGGAATATGACTAAGCCAATATTCACTTGAATCCCTAACATCTAGTATTTTTACGTTGGACCACCGATCATCTAAAGGATCCCACTCTTTGCTGTGCACATAAGTAAGTGAGGGGACTGGCCACAACTGAACCAACAACCATATAATCAGTAAACCCGCTAAGATGAAAATAAGAGTCATTTATGACATCCTTTCAGTAACGTTAGGAACCTATGATCAAATTAATTGATCGAAATCTGACCACTCATTAAGGCCACCTGTCATATTCACAACTTTATATCCTTTCTCATGAAGAAGCTTACAGGCAAGACCGCTTCGATTTCCGCTTCGGCACATAATGATGATCTCCTGAGCAGGATTTAATTCATGAAGTTGTTCCATTAATTGTCCTAACGGAATGTGCTTAGCTCCTTTCACATGCCCTTCTGCCCATTCAGCAGTTTCACGGACATCCAGCATGATGAGATCTTTTCCTTGTTTTAGTTGCTCGGCTACTTCTTGCGGTGTAATCTCTTTTGGGACTCGAAATGTCATAATTATCCTCTCCTTGTTGTTTAAATTTATATTTTAACTAGCTCACCATAGCTCTTTAACTTAGGTTACTAGTATTGCGTTATCTGAGTGTTGTTCATTCCTCAGGTTTTTTGTAGCTAGTAAGACAATTGAGAGATGACCTATTAGCTAGGTATATCCTTACTTCATCAGCCGCAGAACACCGCGAAACTGGCCTAATCTACCTGATTTAGTACATTTGCTTATTACCCATACTCCTATAGGTATCATGATGCCGCATTTGACCTTTAACAACCCTCTGCTGAAAGATTACTTTTAGCCCGATTTACAGTAGGAAATCATAAAGTCTATATAGCAATAGAGTGATCTATAGATATAAAGATTCTAGTACTTGTTTTCAAATCTTAGCCTATGCTTTCGAAATGAAAACATAATCAAACTGTTTTCATTTTATCATCTGCAATAAGTTAACATTTCATTTCGCTGCAAAACTCGACATGTGAAGGGAATTGTACCTTTTATCTACCAGATTATCTTCATCTAAAACAACAGCAGCTGTCAAAAATCACAGCAGCTGTTGTTTTTGTTAGATGAACTAGTTAAAGGATATTGAAGTTAACGGCTTTTCACAAGGAGATCTATGGCTTCCTTCACCAATTTACCTGTATCCTTATTGCCAGCCTCCTGTTCAGCCATAATGCACTCTTGGAGATTCTCAGCAACGATTTGCGCAATAGCTCTATCAGAGGCATTACGAACGGCAGACAACTGGGCAACGACCTCTTTACAAGATTTACCTTCCTCCATTAATCGAAGCACACCACGAACCTGGCCTTCAATTCTCCGCAAACGTGTTTTCAAGCTGTCTGTATAGTTATACTCCATATAAAATCTACACTCCTTCATAACATACCTGTATAGGTATATTATAGAGCAAAAAATATTAGCGTACACCTTTAAATAAATTAGTTTATCTATCCAATTGTTTCATTCCCAGCAGGGCCATGGTCATAGTACAGGCAACCTCTAATCCTGTGCCACCTCAATCAATTTGAGACAAAGACAAAGCGTTGGGCTTATCACGTGCTTAATTACCTGCGGTCCGTGCCCCCAAATAGTTCTTATTGAACTGCCCGAGTTTTGATGACCTCATTCTTCCGCAGAGCATTGAGCTTCTAAAAAGTAAAAAGTATAGTTAATTCGTGTTTATAGGCAGTTGCAAAGAGCAATAGAAATAAAAAATCTTACTAATGCTTTATAGCAATTTACTGCTAAACGTACGATTGATGTTTTTTTTCAGCCACTAAGGAATACTACTTTCTCGTTATACCCATCCCCCTGTAGGATAATGTATAGTAGGTACACTCTGTAAGACAGTTCTTTTCTATATGCTCTTAAAGGATAGATGCCCAAACCTTTACAGCTGTCAGGGCAATAAGCACGACCAGTCCATAACGAAGTACTTTAACATTGATTTTAGAACTGATTTTGGAACCGAAAGGGGCGCCGATCAGGCTTCCGACCACCGTGAATAAAGTAGGCCAAAAGGGAATATGACCGCCGGTGAGTTTTCCAATAACTCCGCCAATGGCTGAAATAAAGACGATCGCAAGAGAGGAAGCGATGGTCGTACGGGTTGGAATCTTAAGGATAGTGAGCATAATGGGAATCAGGATAAAAGCGCCACCCGCACCCACGATTCCGGATACAATCCCAACTATGAAGGCCGAGACTATCGCTATAACTCTGTTGAATTGAAGATTGTCTTTAATTTCATCGGAGCCTTTGCGAGGTATCAGCATTAGAATAACTGCTAACACGGCAAGGATACCATAGATCAGGTTAATGATATCTCCTTGAAGAAGCCCTGATATATAACCTCCGATTAGACTTCCCGCCAAAATGCTGATGCCCATGAAAACAACCAGTTCCTGATGAACGACAGCAGGCCCCATGTTTTCCTTGCTATTTTTCTGAAACGCCAGTAGACCTGCAAGAGACGCAAAAAAAACTTGGAACATACTGATCGAAGAAACCTCATGTGCTGAGAAAGATGCTGCATCGAATAAAGGTGGTACATACAGCAGTAACGGATACATTATGATAGCACCACCTATTCCAAGCAATCCTGAAAAGAAGGATCCGATTAAGCCGAGAACGATCATGATGACCAATAACGAAATATCCACCATTCCCCTCCTTTCTTTGTTTGAGGGTTGCTTACGAAAGTTTGAAACAAAGCGAACACACTGCAGTGTGTTCGCTTTGTTTCATTTTTTCATTTAAATCTTTTTGACGTGAAATTTATAGATACCGTTCACTTCTTCATGGGCAATCAATTTGTGTTTCGTTTGTTTTACCCATGCTTGAAAGTCATTAACCGAGCCTTTGTCCGTTGAAAGTACTTCCATGATTTGTCCGGATTCAAGACCATCCAGCGCCTTTTTTGCTTTTACGATTGGCATAGGGCATGACAGCCCTTTCGTATCTACTACCAAGTCTGTTTTCATCTTGAGTTTTCCTCCTTTAGTGGTCATGCACGGCACAGCGATTCGGACCGATTTCCATCTCACGCTGTTCATCTTCGTGTGGTGTTATTCTCCCCATGTTCATCTGGCGGATTTCTTGATACGCATTCGGCTGAGGTGGAAGACTCTCAGTCACAGTACGCCGGAATACATCCTCATCACGAATGTTAAGACCAGGGTTATTGTGATACAAGTCAGAAAGTTTGGCCATCACTCGACCACCCTCACCCAACTCAGTCAATTTTCCGAAATGAGCAGGCAATACGATCAGATCTTGAGATAGTTCTGTAAATCGCTTATAAAGCGTATTATGAAGATCACCCACCCAGTCTTCAGCGAGACCCGCCAAATCAGGGCGACCGATCGATTCAACAAAAAGGATATCGCCGGTTAACAAATATTGATCATCCACAATGAATGATGTGCTTCCAATCGTGTGACCAGGAGAGTAAATCGGCTGAATCCGAATTGTTGTGGAACCTACTGTGATATCACGACCCTCTTCAAGTTTTTCGTAATTGAAAGTGACTTCAGTTGCATCTTTTGGCGGCAACCAATAAGTCGCTCCGGTTTGCTCGGCCAGTTTACGTCCGCCGGAAATATGATCGGCATGCAGGTGTGTGTCCAGTGTGTGTTTAATCTGTACATCTTGCTCTTTGGCAAACTGTTCAAACACTTCGGTCATGCGAAGAGTGTCAATAACTGCGGCTTCACCGCCTGAAACAACCATATAAGACAAGCACCCTTTACCAATTCGTACGAACTGATACAAAGAGCCACCGTCCTTTAATTCTCCAATCTGCACTGGCTCCAGATGCTCACTCCAAGATTTCATACCGCCTTCTAGGTAATACACGTTGGATCTGCCGGCTTCAATAATTTGTTCTGCTACAAATTTGGAAGACCCCTCTTTAGCACAGACAACAAGCATTTTTTTGTCATCAGGAATCCTGTTGAGCACATCATCTACACCGTCTAAGAGATCGAAATAAGGAATGTTAATGATATCTACACTGTCGCCTTCAACTTTCCAATCGTTAAAGTCCGTTTCATTACGAACATCAAGGATAAAGATTTCTTCTTTAGCCAAGACGATTCGAGTAAGTTCTTTGGCCGTCATCGCTTTTAATTCCATTTTCGATTCTCCTTTCATTTAAAAAGTTAATGTAACATTGGCATCTTTCGCAAAATCCAGAAAAGTGACAGCTCCGCCTACTTCAATCCCTTCAATAAAATCCTCTATTGTCAAGTTCATAACGTCCATAGTCATCTGACAAGCAATAATCTTAACACCTAACTCCTGAGCCATTTCTACAAGCTGTGGTATCGTTGGAACATTTGCATTCTTGAACCCTTCAGCAAAATGTTCAGCCCCTTCAGGTAACGGCAGTTGGTGATGTGCTTGCTTATGAATCAGATTCAATCCTTCAAATGTAAAGAAAATGGCAACCTCTGCTTCAGTTGCTGCAGAAGCAGTTGCGATATTAAACACCTTATATGCATCGAACATTCCACCATTACTTGCAATAATAGCTACTTGTGTACTCATTGATATACCTCCGTTATTTTGTTGGTTTTATTATTTTTCGGTTGGACCTGTCCAACTAGTCATGCCGGGTTCTACATTCGTGACTTGTTTAAACCCTTTTTCAGTAAGCAATTGACAGGCAAGGTCACTGCGGTTGCCTGTTTGGCATACTACATAAATTTCTGCATCCTGATTAAGTTCCTGGATTCGACTTTCGAGTTCACCTAGTGGAATGGAAAGGGCTCCAGCAATTCGGTTAAACGCATATTCGGCAGGTTCACGTACATCCAGTAAGATCATCTTTTTGTTTTCAATAAGTTTTTCCTCCAAATCTTCATTGGAAATGACTTGTGGATGCTTCTTCTCTTTCTTTATTTCAGTAGAATTTGCCTTACGGACATAATGCTTGAGAACATTGCCATCCTCTACTGTACCGAGATAATGATGTCCAGTATTTTTGGTCCATCCTTGAATGTCTGCCAGAGATCCTTTATCTGTGGCTTGCACTTCAATAACTTGACCAGCATCAAGTTGATCCATTGCTTTTTTTGTTCTAACGATTGGCATTGGACATGAAAGTCCCATGCAATCGAGTGTCTGATCTACTTTAATTTCGGCCATGAAAGCAACCTCCTTAAAATTTGTTGCGAACAAGACAATCTCTTAGGATATATTAAATTCTCCCTTTTGGACTGTAGTTTACAACGAGAATCTCATTAGGGTCGATAACTTTATACCCATACCCCTATGGGTATAATACAAAGAGTTTTCGTTATTGTCAACCTCAAGTACTAAAATAATGAAGTGTCGCTTCAAGCCTGGGATAATAGTGATTGACTTTACATCCCTTTTGAACTTTGTTTGTTCAGAACGTTATGATTTTTAATACCTAGCCGCCCGTATTTAACCTCTTATCGTGTCAGTTGTTCCAAAATAATGTAAACATTTTCATGTATTATAGTACTTAATGAGTTTTAAGTGCATTCGCTAAATGTTTAGATATTCATCTAATCGGCAATCGGAATATGTTCTTGTCCATTCCGGCAATCGGTACAAGTTCTTGTCCTTGGCTTGGGACACGAACTTGTACCGATAAAACAAAAAAGCCGCTAAAATGTGGTCATAACCCTGTCAAGTAGACAGTACAAAAAAAGACAAGGATTTAAGCTGCGTCCGTTTCCCGGTATTCTACCGGGGAACGGTCGTTTAGTTTTTTCTGGAATCGGTTTTGGTTGTAAAACAATATGTATTCGCTCACTTGCTGTTCAACCTCTGCTTTGTCGGCCGCCTTATTCAAGTATATTTTCTCGGTCTTCAAATGAGAGAAGAAGGACTCGATACAGGCATTGTCTGGACAATTTCCACGTCTGGAGTGGCTGCCTAGCATGCCGAGCTGTTTCAGTTTACGGTTAAAGGGCTTCGAGGTATATTGAAATCCTTGATCCGAGTGCAGGATTACGCCACTCAAGTCCACGTGCTTACGGAGTCTATCCAGCGTTTCATGAACTAAAGCGAGGTCATTTGGTTCAGAAAGATGCCACGCTACAATTTCGTTATTGTATAAATCCTGAATGACAGAGAGATACACAAAATGTTCTCCAGCACGAATATAGGTAAAGTCCGTAACTAGCTTCGTTCGTGGCGTATCCGCCCGAAACTGGCGCTCAAGCCGATTTGGATTTACCACAGAAGCTTGTTTTCCAAAGAATCGACGTTTCTTTCGAATGACAGAACAGATGCCTAATTGTTTCATTAATCGGTACACCTTTTTGTGGTTGACCCTAAGACCTTCCCTCCGTAAAGCTACCGTCATTCAAAGATAACCAAAGTAGGGATGTACGCGATGGATGGCAAACAAATGCGATTCTAATTCATGTTCCTTGTATCGACGTTCTTTTGCCGCTGATCTGCTTTTTCTCCACTTGTAATAACCCGAGCGGGAAACCGCAGCTAGCTTTAAGAGCCAAACCAGACCATGGCGTGCTCGCAGGTCTTCTATGATTTGAAATCTGGCAGCTTTACTCGTCACTCCTTGTGTATACTGCTTTTTTAAGTATTCAATCTCCGCCCGCAAGTATGCCATCTCTTCATCCATACTGGAAAACGTTGTTCTAAGGCGTCCCCGTTTGGATGTAGCAGGTTCTAGACTCATTCCCTGTTTCGCTTTTGCTGCCCATACTTGTACCTGAGATTTGTTTTGAATATCTAAACGAGTCGCTACTTCACGTATACTCATATGTTCCTCGTTGACCAGTCGGGCCGCCTCCAATTTCAATTCCAAGGAGTACCGCCGGAAAGTTTTGTCCTTTTTTAGCCATGAAAAAATCCTCTTCGTTTGACATGATATAGTTCATCTTACCAGATGTCTTTTTACTCTTGTCTACTAAAAGGGGATAATACCAAAATAGCGACTTTCAATGGGTGCATGTTTCTTGTCCCTCGACATTTACTTCAAAATAAGCTATCAAACGCACGTTCCATTGAATCGGCTTCTTTTGAAACCGCCAAGAATACATATTTCCCCTTTGTCTTTAACACATGATGTTCGAGCAGATAATATTCATCCGGGCGATAGTCCTTGAATTTCATTTTTTGCGTTTCGATTCGTTGCTCCATATTTTCTTTGACGCTTTCAGATTGACTCTCATCCTTTAGTTTGATGACGGCCAATTCATCAGCTTTTACATTCGATGTTGACGTATAAAGGATAAAATCATCCACGCTGTCTGCATCAATGTTATACAATTTCTGCAGCTTATTCAGATCCTGCTTTTTCATTTCTTTTAGGCTCACGGCCTGTTCGATACTTTTTCCGATTTCAGTGGCCGACTGTTGTTCTGAAATCTTGTCATCCTTGCCTACGCATCCGGACAAAACGCCAATTACGACGATGAATACAAGCATAACGGGGGAAAAAATTCTTTTCCCTCTCCATTGCTTTTTCATTTGATCACTCCGTTACATTTTTTATGGATGGGTCCTCGAAAAACGTATTCGCATTATAAAGAAATAGCATGTCCTGAATTCCCTGTTCGTTCGCCAGCGACGCCAAATCCTCTTCATAATACCGAAGGTCTACCACGTTTATTTCGCTAAAATGCTTTAATAAGAAAGGAATCAGGCTGTTAGCGTACGAATCTTTGACTACCAGCAGCTTTCTACCGCTCGGATTAGCCGTTTTAATATGGATTTGTGCATGATTTCCGTTAAGAAACACCGCATATTTATCCTTCCTGAGCAGTTGCTCCATCGCATACAATGAATCCGTGGTCTTCTCTTCATCGACATACGTTACGGTATATTTCTCTTGATCCTTTGGCAAATAAAGCTCCAAACGATCGGGCTGCATATGTCTGAACCCGCTTTTTGAATAAAGCGAGCCGTAAAATTCATCGGTTACTTGCTGGATGTTAAACTCTTCCTCTTTTTG is a genomic window containing:
- a CDS encoding sulfurtransferase TusA family protein, whose protein sequence is MAEIKVDQTLDCMGLSCPMPIVRTKKAMDQLDAGQVIEVQATDKGSLADIQGWTKNTGHHYLGTVEDGNVLKHYVRKANSTEIKKEKKHPQVISNEDLEEKLIENKKMILLDVREPAEYAFNRIAGALSIPLGELESRIQELNQDAEIYVVCQTGNRSDLACQLLTEKGFKQVTNVEPGMTSWTGPTEK
- a CDS encoding DUF4358 domain-containing protein, with product MKKQWRGKRIFSPVMLVFIVVIGVLSGCVGKDDKISEQQSATEIGKSIEQAVSLKEMKKQDLNKLQKLYNIDADSVDDFILYTSTSNVKADELAVIKLKDESQSESVKENMEQRIETQKMKFKDYRPDEYYLLEHHVLKTKGKYVFLAVSKEADSMERAFDSLF
- a CDS encoding DHHW family protein → MGLTPQKEEEFNIQQVTDEFYGSLYSKSGFRHMQPDRLELYLPKDQEKYTVTYVDEEKTTDSLYAMEQLLRKDKYAVFLNGNHAQIHIKTANPSGRKLLVVKDSYANSLIPFLLKHFSEINVVDLRYYEEDLASLANEQGIQDMLFLYNANTFFEDPSIKNVTE